From a region of the Kwoniella mangroviensis CBS 8507 chromosome 1 map unlocalized Ctg01, whole genome shotgun sequence genome:
- a CDS encoding pyruvate carboxylase: MTIHLYPENDMDKIPTYDHNHGRSTHQQIEAWVSHLGYDTSRPGTPSAPSANPHTIHGLRKKQAGHSGPLKKVLVANRGEIAIRVFRTAHELAMSTVAIYSHEDRMGAHRYKSDESYLVGKGLAPVAAYLSQDDIVRIALEHEVDMIHPGYGFLSENAGFAKKVEDAGIAFIGPRPETIDALGDKTKARTLAIKTGVPVVPGTPGPVESYDKASEFIEKYGFPVIIKAAMGGGGRGMRVVRDQESFKESFERAVSEAKSAFGDGTVFIERFLDRPRHIEVQLLADGEGNCVHLFERDCSVQRRHQKVVEVAPAPHLDESVRQAILSDALKLARGVNYRNAGTAEFLVDQQNRHYFIEINPRIQVEHTITEEITGIDIVAAQIQIAAGVTLEQLGLTQEHIHRRGFAIQCRITTEDPAAGFQPDTGKIEVYRSAGGNGVRLDASSGYAGAQITPHYDSLLVKCSVSGATFEVARRKMLRALVEFRIRGVKTNIPFLIRLLTHQVFESGKTWTTFIDDTPDLFKLVHSQNRAQKLLAYLGDLAVNGSSIKGQMGEPGLNTEAIIPQIRDNADSSKIVDTSVPCQNGWRNIIVKEGPEAFAKAIRNYKGTLIMDTTWRDAHQSLLATRMRTVDMANIAKETSHALQNAYSLECWGGATFDVSMRFLYEDPWDRLRTLRKLVPNIPLQALVRGANAVGYTSYPDNAIYDFSKKAVEAGLDIFRIFDSLNYLDNLKIGIDAAKKAGGVVEATICYSGDVANPKKTKYTLQYYLDLTDALVKEGIHVLGIKDMAGLLKPEAARLLIGSIRKAHPDLPIHVHSHDTAGIAAASMIACAHAGADVVDVAIDDLSGLTSQPAMGAVCSALEQTGLGTGISHENIQALNQYWSQIRKLYQCFEANVRASDSGVFDHEMPGGQYTNLQFQASQLGLGTQWLDIKKKYIEANQLCGDIVKVTPSSKVVGDFAQFMVSNNLSKDDVLDKAATLDFPSSVVEFFQGYLGQPYGGFPEPLRSNIIRDKERIDQRPGLSMKPLDFQNIKKELRDKFGLHITDFDVASYYMYPKVFEEFQGFVEKYGDLSVVPTRYFLGKPVIGEEISISIEQGKTLTIKLLAVGTLNEQKGTRECFFELNGETRAVVIEDTNAAIEHVSRERASSDPGSIGSPMSGVVIDVRVKEGQEVKAGDPLCVLSAMKMESVVSSPVSGKVKRVLVKENDSIAQGDLTVEITH, from the exons atGACCATCCACCTCTATCCTGAAAATGACATGGACAAAATTCCTACGTACGACCACAACCATGGTCGTTCGACTCACCAACAGATCGAGGCTTGGGTCAGTCACCTGGGCTACGATACCTCTCGACCAGGTACACCTTCTGCTCCTTCTGCCAATCCCCATAC CATCCATGGTTTACGAAAGAAACAGGCCGGACATTCTGGTCCCCTTAAGAAAGTCTTAGTTGCCAATCGTGGTGAAATCGCTATTCGAGTGTTCAGGACAGCCCATGAATTGGCAATGTCCACAGTGGCCATCTACTCCCATGAAGACCGAATGGGTGCTCACAGATACAAATCCGATGAGTCCTACTTGGTCGGCAAAGGTCTCGCTCCAGTCGCTGCCTACTTATcgcaagatgatatcgttaGGATCGCTTTGGAACATGAAGTTGATATGATTCATCCTGG TTACGGTTTCCTCTCTGAGAACGCAGGATTCGCCAAGAAAGTTGAAGACGCAGGAATAGCCTTTATCGGTCCTCGACCAGAGACCATCGATGCTTTGGGAGACAAAACCAAAGCTAGAACCTTAGCTATCAAGACTGGTGTACCTGTCGTTCCTGGTACTCCAGGTCCAGTAGAGTCTTACGACAAAGCATCTGAATTCATTGAGAAATACGGTTTCCCAGTGATCATCAAGGCTgctatgggtggtggtggacgTGGTATGAGAGTGGTCAGAGATCAAGAATCTTTCAAGGAAAGTTTCGAAAGAGCTGTTAGTGAAGCGAAATCTGCTTTTGGTGATGGTACCGTTTTCATTGAAC GATTCCTTGACCGACCCAGACACATCGAAGTTCAGTTGCTCgctgatggtgaaggtaaCTGTGTGCATCTCTTCGAAAGAGATTGTTCAGTACAAAGACGACACCAAAAG GTCGTCGAAGTCGCTCCTGCTCCTCACCTTGACGAATCAGTCCGACAAGCTATCCTCAGCGATGCCCTTAAACTCGCTCGAGGCGTCAACTACCGAAACGCCGGTACTGCCGAATTCTTGGTTGATCAACAAAACCGACACTACTTCATCGAGATCAACCCCCGTATTCAAGTCGAACACACCATCACCGAAGAAATCACCGGTATCGATATCGTCGCTGCCCAAATTCAAATCGCTGCTGGCGTCACGCTTGAACAACTCGGTTTGACACAAGAACATATCCACCGAAGAGGTTTCGCCATCCAATGTCGAATCACCACTGAAGATCCCGCTGCTGGATTCCAACCTGATACCGGTAAGATCGAAGTGTACCGATCGGCCGGTGGTAATGGTGTTCGACTGGACGCTTCTTCCGGCTACGCCGGTGCGCAAATCACCCCTCACTACGACTCGTTGCTTGTCAAATGTTCAGTCAGTGGTGCTACTTTCGAAGTGGCTagaagaaagatgttgagagCTTTGGTCGAGTTCAGAATCAGAGGTGTtaag ACCAACATTCCTTTCCTTATTCGATTACTTACCCACCAAGTCTTCGAATCCGGTAAGACCTGGACCACCTTCATTGACGACACCCCAGATCTCTTCAAACTTGTCCACTCTCAAAACAGAGCTCAGAAGCTCCTTGCCTACCTCGGAGACTTGGCTGTCAACGGTTCATCTATCAAAGGTCAAATGGGTGAACCTGGTCTCAACACAGAAGCCATTATTCCTCAAATCAGAGATAACGCCGATTCTTCCAAGATCGTCGATACTTCCGTTCCTTGTCAGAACGGTTGGAGaaacatcatcgtcaaagaGGGTCCTGAAGCTTTCGCCAAAGCCATCAGAAACTACAAGGGTACCCTTATCATGGATACCACCTGGAGGGATGCACACCAATCTCTTTTGGCTACTCGAATGCGAACAGTCGACATGGCCAACATCGCCAAAGAGACTTCCCACGCTTTACAAAACGCATATTCTCTGGAATGTTGGGGTGGAGCCACTTTCGACGTCTCTATGCGATTCTTATATGAAGATCCATGGGACCGATTGAGAACTCTTCGAAAATTAGTACCTAACATTCCACTTCAAGCTTTGGTCCGAGGTGCCAACGCCGTAGGATACACTTCGTACCCCGATAATGCGATTTACGATTTCTCCAAGAAAGCGgtcgaagctggattggatatCTTCAGAATTTTCGATTCGCTCAATTACCTGGACAACTTGAAGATCGGTATTGATGCTGCCAAGAAGGCAGGTGGTGTGGTAGAAGCTACCATTTGTTACTCTGGTGATGTCGCCAACCCCAAGAAGACCAAGTACACCTTACAATATTACCTCGATTTGACCGACGCGttggtgaaagaaggtatccACGTATTGGGTATCAAAGATATGGCTGGTTTGCTCAAACCTGAAGCCGCGAGATTATTGATCGGTTCAATCCGAAAAGCCCACCCTGATTTACCTATCCATGTACACTCGCATGATACTGCTGGTATCGCCGCGGCGAGTATGATTGCTTGTGCTCATGCTGGTGCGGATGTGGTTGATGTTGccattgatg ATCTTTCCGGtctcacctctcaaccaGCTATGGGAGCTGTCTGCTCAGCTCTCGAACAAACCGGTCTCGGAACTGGTATCTCCCACGAGAACATCCAGGCCTTGAACCAGTACTGGTCTCAAATCAGAAAACTCTACCAATGTTTCGAAGCTAATGTCAGAGCTTCTGATTCCGGTGTCTTCGACCATGAAATGCCTGGAGG TCAATACACCAACCTTCAATTCCAAGCTTCTCAACTTGGTCTCGGTACTCAATGGTTAGATATCAAAAAGAAGTACATCGAAGCCAACCAACTT TGTGGTGATATTGTCAAAGTCACTCCTTCCTCCAAGGTCGTCGGTGATTTCGCTCAATTCATGGTATCCAACAACCTGTCCAAGGACGATGTATTGGACAAAGCGGCCACTTTGGACTTCCCATCGAGTGTCGTAGAGTTCTTCCAAGGATACTTGGGTCAACCATACGGTGGATTCCCCGAACCCCTCCGATCGAACATCATCAGAGACAAGGAGAGGATCGATCAAAGACCTGGTTTGTCGATGAAACCTCTAGACTTCCAaaatatcaagaaagaaTTAAGAGATAAATTCGGTTTGCACATCACCGATTTCGATGTGGCAAGTTATTATATGTACCCTAAGGTGTTTGAGGAGTTCCAAGGTTTTGTGGAGAAGTATGGTGACTTGAG TGTCGTTCCTACTCGATACTTCCTCGGTAAACCAGTCATCGGCGAGGaaatctccatctccatcgaaCAAGGTAAAACCCTTACCATCAAATTGCTTGCGGTTGGTACATTGAACGAACAAAAGGGAACGAGAGAATGTTTCTTCGAACTTAACGGTGAGACCCGTGCAGTGGTCATTGAAGATACCAATGCTGCCATCGAGCATGTCTCGAGGGAGAGGGCATCTTCCGATCCTGGATCTATCGGTTCGCCAATGTCGGGTGTCGTCATTGACGTCAGAGTGAAGGAGGGTCAGGAAGTCAAGGCTGGTGATCCCTTGTGTGTTTTGAGTGccatgaag ATGGAGTCAGTCGTCTCTTCACCTGTCTCAGGTAAAGTAAAGAGAGTATTGGTGAAAGAGAACGATTCGATCGCTCAAGGTGATTTGACCGTTGAGATCACCCATTGA
- a CDS encoding protein CFT1 has product MHAFHQTLLPSSSIHHSLFLPNFTPSTIYPLPKSINENVPDVKVIGNLIVAGGEILRVFEIREFQRYPDLDHIQNGNVDGDEEMEEGEERLGDGFFDDGHSKRDPVQLETRRKLHLLAQYELNGTITGLSALRTIESSVDGLDRLLVSFQHAKMALLEWSRGSISTVSLHTYERCSQMISGDLQTYVPMLRTDPLSRLAVLSLPEDSLAVLPVLQEQSELDMIEGYARDVPYSPSFVLSLSDVSPRLKNLQDLLFLSGFHSPTLALLYSPLHTWSGRYQSIKDNFCLEIRTIDLSSGGTYPLLTSVTGLPSDSLYLVACPAQLGGVMLVTSTGLVHIDQSGRVIGTSVNAWWSYATALKSDHQSESRKISLEGSKCLFVNERDMLLILQNGDTHQVRFEMDGRNVGQIKIDESTSTVPPPSSVVIAGDKALFVGSAEGDSLLAKINEDREALLNGDQSVKKEEVKDDMDVDWDEDLYGDMNDPSNAGLANGYQKENTGPAKISVSTYDVLEGVGKIMDIEFGIAATDQGTRTYPQLVAISGGSKKSTLNVFRRGIPITKRRRFNELSSSEAVWFLPIDRPSALKFKDIPDSGRTTMLFSTERNATRIFALSNKANPEQIGRINGKTLNAAPFFQRSCVMHVTAAEVTLLDNIVDGKPIQVICPKSDLSPISSASISDPYIAIRRLDGSVSFFVGDTVARTVIEVPVAGEGFETPKCQAIEVFSDTTGIYRTFEPAQPAISVDAPSMETAINASRGTQWLSLLTDRGELQIRSLPDLKVVLQSDGLGSSAPTFTDDLVDGVLKDEDIEDEVKQMVFCPIGKGNVRPHLLALHQSGRLNAYEAQPRFTVDSSSQTRRSLAVRFRKVHTQLLPISGGSTRLPYTIIPFDEIEGITGAFITGEKPHWIVSSDAHPLRTYALKQAAMSFGKTTHLGGKGEYFIRIEDGSFICYLPPTLNTDFAIPCDRYDMDRIYTSIAFDPTSAHYVGAASITVPFQAYDEEGEIQIGPEGENLIPPTNQRSTLELFSQGSDPWRVIDGYDFDQNEEVLCLESVTLESPGGEGGYRDFIAVGTGFNFGEDRATRGNTYIFEIVETVGKGGKAAGSGWILKLRAKDPARNPVSAISHINGYLLNSNGPKIYVKGFDDDQQLMGLAFLDVQIYATSIKVFKNFILVSDLYKSFWFVSLQEDPYKLTTISKDLQSVSPVVTDFLVHEGQLTFISNDREGNMRMLDFDPTDPDSLNGERVLLRTEYHTGAPVTTSKVIARRKTAEEEYAPQTQIIYATADGALTTLVSVKPARFKRLQLVSDQLVRNAQHVAGLNPKAFRAVQNDLLPKPLSKGILDGTLLSHFALQPSNRQKEMMRQIGTDAVTVASDIAALGGFW; this is encoded by the exons ATGCACGCATTCCACCAAaccctccttccctcctcctcaatccACCATTCCTTGTTCCTACCGAATTTCACCCCATCTACAATCTACCCTCTGCCAAAATCAATCAACGAAAACGTACCAGACGTCAAGGTGATAGGGAATCTCATCGTAGCTGGAGGAGAGATCCTACGGGTATTCGAAATTAGAGAATTCCAGCGATATCCGGATTTAGACCATATACAGAATGGGAATGTCGATGGAGacgaggagatggaggaaggggaagagaggttgggTGATGGATTCTTCGATGATGGTCATTCAAAG AGAGATCCCGTTCAATTGGAAACACGAAGGAAATTACACTTGTTAGCCCAATATGAGCTGAATGGTACTATAACTGGGTTATCTGCTTTGAGAACGATAGAAAGTAGTGTAGATGGGTTGGATAGATTGTTGGTATCGTTCCAACATGCCAAG ATGGCCCTCCTCGAATGGTCAAGAGGCTCAATATCGACGGTCTCCTTGCACACTTACGAAAGATGCTCTCAGATGATATCAGGAGATTTACAGACCTACGTTCCCATGTTGAGAACGGACCCTCTATCAAGATTAGCGGTTCTCAGTCTGCCAGAAGATAGTTTGGCGGTACTGCCGGTCTTGCAGGAACAGTCAGAATTGGACATGATAGAAGGGTATGCTCG TGATGTTCCATATTCCCCCTCATTCGTCTTGTCCCTCTCCGATGTCTCGCCAAGACTCAAGAATCTACAAgatctccttttcctttcaGGATTTCACTCGCCTACGCTTGCCCTGCTCTACTCTCCGCTACATACTTGGTCAGGAAGGTATCAATCCATTAAAGATAACTTCTGTCTCGAAATTCGTACTATCGATCTCAGTTCTGGTGGAACTTACCCTCTGCTCACATCGGTAACCGGACTACCTAGTGATTCGCTATATCTCGTGGCATGCCCGGCTCAGCTTGGAGGAGTGATGTTGGTAACTTCGACAGGTCTAGTACATATCGACCAATCGGGACGTGTGATCGGTACGTCCGTGAATGCATGGTGGAGCTATGCAACAGCCCTCAAATCAGATCACCAATCTGAATCTAGGAAAATATCATTGGAAGGTTCTAAATGCTTGTTTGTCAATGAGAGGGACATGCTTTTGATCTTGCAGAATGGTGATACACATCAAGTTAGATTCGAGATGGATGGCAGGAATGTTGGACAAatcaagattgatgaatCGACCAGTACGGTCCCGCCGCCCTCGAGTGTCGTCATAGCGGGCGATAAAGCGTTGTTTGTAGGTAGTGCAGAAGGTGATTCCCTCTTAGCCAAGATCAACGAGGACAGAGAAGCTTTGTTGAATGGCGATCAGAGCgtgaagaaagaggaagtgaaagacGATATGGACGTTGATTGGGATGAAG ACCTCTACGGCGATATGAACGATCCTTCGAATGCTGGGCTAGCGAATGGATATCAGAAAGAGAACACTGGACCTGCTAAGATATCCGTATCCACCTATGACGTACTGGAAGGTGTAGGCAAGATCATGGATATCGAGTTTGGGATAGCAGCGACGGATCAAGGG ACTCGGACGTATCCTCAGCTCGTGGCGATAAGCGGTGGAAGCAAGAAATCTACTTTGAATGTATTCAGA CGTGGTATCCCCATCACCAAACGACGTCGGTTCAATGAGTTATCGTCCTCAGAAGCGGTGTGGTTCCTTCCGATTGATCGTCCTTCCGCCCTGAAGTTCAAGGACATACCGGATTCAGGACGTACAACAATGTTATTCAGCACGGAGCGGAATGCTACACGA ATTTTTGCTTTGTCGAACAAAGCCAATCCTGAACAGATTGGTAGAATAAACGGAAAAACACTCAATGCAGCTCCATTCTTCCAGAGAAGCTGTGTGATGCATGTTACCGCTGCTGAAGTGACTTTACTGGATAACA TAGTAGATGGAAAACCGATACAGGTGATTTGTCCTAAGTCGGACTTATCGCCCATATCGAGCGCGAGCATATCGGACCCCTATATCGCAATACGTAGACTGGATGGAAGTGTATCGTTCTTCGTTGGTGATACTGTAGCCAGGACCGTGATTGAGGTGCCGGTAGCAGGAGAAGGATTT GAAACGCCTAAATGTCAGGCAATCGAGGTGTTCTCAGATACGACGGGTATATACCGAACATTCGAACCTGCTC AACCAGCAATTTCAGTCGATGCACCAAGTATGGAAACCGCTATAAATGCTTCTAGAGGTACACAGTGGTTATCTCTCTTAACCGATAGAGGAGAACTCCAGATACGTTCATTACCTGATCTGAAGGTGGTCCTGCAGTCCGATGGCTTGGGCTCATCTGCCCCGACTTTCACCGATGATCTGGTCGATGGAGTGTTGAAGGACGAAGAtatagaggatgaagtgaaacAGATGGTGTTTTGTCCCATTGGTAAGGGGAATGTCCGACCTCATCTATTG GCGTTACATCAGTCCGGACGATTGAACGCATACGAAGCACAACCTAGATTCACTGTAGATTCGTCGAGTCAAACTCGACGTTCATTAGCTGTCAGATTCCGCAAAGTACACACTCAACTATTACCTATCTCAGGTGGATCAACCAGATTGCCTTATACGATCATTCCATTCGACGAGATTGAGGGTATAACCGGTGCTTTTATTACGGGAGAGAAGCCTCATTGGATTGTATCGAGTGATGCTCATCCGCTGAGAACATATGCGTTGAAACAAGCTGCAATGTCTTTTGGCAAGACTACGCATCTGGGTGGGAAGGGTGAATACTTCATTAGGATCGAAGAT GGCTCTTTCATATGTTATCTCCCACCTACGCTCAATACCGACTTCGCAATCCCATgtgatcgatatgatatggATAGAATATATACTTCTATAGCGTTCGATCCTACTTCCGCTCATTACGTTGGTGCCGCAAGTATAACAGTACCTTTCCAAGcgtatgatgaagagggtgagataCAGATAGGTCCTGAAG GTGAAAATCTCATACCTCCTACCAATCAACGATCTACTCTGGAACTTTTCTCACAGGGCTCTGACCCATGGCGAGTCATCGATGGATACGATTTTGACCAGAATGAAGAAGTGCTTTGTCTCGAAAGCGTTACGCTCGAGTCaccaggtggagaaggtgggTATAGGGATTTCATAGCTGTTGGAACTGGATTCAATTTCGGTGAGGATAGAGCTACAAGAGGTAAC ACTTACATATTTGAAATTGTGGAAACTGTCggtaaaggtggtaaagCCGCTGGATCAGGTTGGATCTTGAAGTTGAGAGCGAAAGATCCAGCTAGAAACCCAGTATCGGCTATAAGTCATATTAATGGTTATCTTCTGAATTCAAATGGACCTAAG ATATACGTGAAAGGTTTCGACGATGATCAGCAACTCATGGGTCTCGCCTTTTTAGATGTACAGATCTACGCTACCAGTATCAAAGTATTCAAGAACTTTATACTGGTTAGTGATTTGTATAAGAGTTTCTGGTTTGTGTCAttacag GAGGACCCGTATAAACTCACGACGATCAGTAAAGACCTGCAGTCTGTCTCACCTGTCGTGACTGATTTCCTAGTCCATGAGGGACAGTTAACATTCATCTCGAATGATAGAGAGGGGAATATGAGAATGCTAGATTTCGATCCTACTG ATCCCGATTCGCTGAACGGAGAAAGGGTATTGCTCAGAACAGAATATCATACGGGTGCTCCTGTGACTACTTCCAAGGTCATTGCTAGACGTAAGACTGCTGAAGAGGAGTATGCACCGCAGACGCAGATCATCTATG CCACAGCAGATGGAGCTTTGACGACATTGGTATCTGTCAAGCCGGCGCGATTTAAGCGATTACAGCTGGTGTCAGATCAATTGGTCAGGAATGCTCAGCATGTAGCTGGATTGAATCCCAAGGctttcag AGCTGTTCAAAATGACCTATTGCCCAAACCTTTATCAAAAGGTATATTGGATGGTACATTGCTGTCCCACTTCGCGCTTCAACCCTCAAATCGACAGAAAGAAATGATGAGACAAATTGGTACGGATGCTGTTACTGTTGCTAGTGATATAGCTGCTTTGGGAGGATTTTGGTAG